Proteins found in one Vulpes vulpes isolate BD-2025 chromosome 13, VulVul3, whole genome shotgun sequence genomic segment:
- the LOC112921748 gene encoding transmembrane epididymal protein 1A-like, whose product MGTFIGHVYPGLFLILYGLYQAIVVSKVVIFKDSLLDPSCHPRNKGRWARLWKISYRGLLKMVTGSILIAYEISCIKGGLVLMNRQLPPRFLYPKEWQHLTMFILLTLNGCVDVMSRNLLPQRCVLLEKGTLVLTFYVLLLLLVSHVQDTTGIELQIHYLLILVVFLLMLVLTIELWTPDTFQLLLIEAFLFLMMGSWLMQAGFILYRPVTGYPWQDDDISDIMFVTTFFCWHVMINALCLLGIYGLSALWHRCHCPSLKLMGSKEAPYHKGTVGPLYKLLQEVEQSEKDEQALLLSKSSS is encoded by the coding sequence TGATATTCAAAGACTCTCTCCTGGATCCTTCATGCCATCCTAGGAATAAGGGAAGATGGGCCAGGCTGTGGAAAATATCCTACAGAGGTTTGCTGAAGATGGTGACTGGCTCAATCTTAATAGCTTATGAGATCAGTTGCATTAAAGGAGGGTTGGTATTGATGAACAGACAATTGCCACCAAGATTTCTGTACCCCAAAGAGTGGCAGCATCTCACCATGTTCATCCTCCTCACCCTCAATGGCTGTGTAGATGTCATGAGCAGGAATTTGCTGCCTCAGAGGTGTGTGCTTCTAGAAAAAGGTACCCTGGTCCTGACCTTCTACGTGCTCCTGCTCTTGTTGGTATCACACGTCCAGGACACAACAGGGATAGAGCTTCAGATTCATTATCTGCTCATCTTGGTGGTGTTCCTATTGATGCTGGTGTTGACTATAGAGCTGTGGACTCCCGACACATTTCAACTCTTGCTGATTGAGGCTTTTCTGTTTCTGATGATGGGCTCTTGGCTGATGCAGGCTGGCTTTATTCTGTACAGGCCAGTCACTGGCTACCCATGGCAGGATGATGACATCAGTGACATCATGTTCGTCACCACCTTCTTCTGTTGGCATGTGATGATCAATGCCTTGTGTCTGCTGGGAATCTATGGCCTCTCTGCCCTCTGGCATCGTTGTCACTGCCCCAGCTTGAAGCTGATGGGATCCAAAGAAGCTCCATATCACAAGGGCACAGTAGGACCCCTGTACAAATTGCTGCAGGAAGTGgagcagtcagagaaagatgagcAGGCTCTTCTCCTTTCAAAGAGCTCTTCCTGA